The Microbacterium sp. SORGH_AS_0862 region GTGCAGTTCACCGTCCGCGTCAAGCCCGGCAGTCGACGCGGCCCCCTCGTCGAGTCGGATGCGGACGGCTCCCTGACTGTGCACGTGCGTGAGCGGGCGGCCGACGGCGCAGCGAACGCCGGGGTCATCGCGGCGCTTGCGGCGCACCTCGGGGTCCGCCGCGCGGACATCACGATCCGCACCGGGCACGCCGCCCGCATCAAGCGCATCGAGGTCGCGGAGTGAGTCGGATGCGGATCGCGCGCCACCTGATCGACGTGCGCCCCCTCACGACCAGCGCGCCGTACGCGCGGATGTGGATCGGGTCCACGCTCGCCGGCCTCGGGGGTCAGCTGACGATCGTCGCGGTGATGCTGCACGTCTACGCCCTCACCGGCTCCGACTTCGCCGTGGCGATGGTCGCCGTCGCAGGCCTGATCCCCATGGTGCTGGCGGGTCTGTACGGCGGGATGCTCGCCGACGCGTTCGACCGAAGGGTCGTTGCCCTCGTCGCCGCCTGCATCACCTTCGCCTCGACGGCTCTGCTGGCTGCTCTCGCGTGGTTCGGCGACGAGACGGTCTGGTGGCTCTACGCGCTCAGCATCGTCAACTCCGCCGCCAACTCCGTCGTGATGGCCACGAAGTCGGCCATCACGCCGCGCCTGCTGCCGCGGGAGCTGCTGCCCGCGGCAGCCGCCCTGAACGGCGTCACGATCGGGATCATGGTGATGGCCGGGCCCGCACTCGCCGGGGTGCTCGTGGCGACCGCGGGCTATGCCTGGACGTACTCGATCGACGTGGTGCTGATGACGTCGCTGTTCCTGGGCCTGTGGACCCTGCCGAGGCTTCGCCCGGAAGGCGAGATCGTGCGGCCGGGGCTCGCGTCGCTTCGTGACGGCTGGGCCTTCCTCCGGCGCGCGCGCAACATCCGGATGCAGTACGTCCTCGACATCATCGCGATGACCTTCGGGCAGCCGCTCGCCCTGTTCCCCGGTATCGGCGCCGTGCTGCTGGGAGGAGGCCCGGTCACGACCGGCATCCTCACCGCCGCAGTGGCGGCGGGCGCCTTCCTGTCGAGCCTGTTCTCGGGCCCCATCGGACGCGTGCGTCGGCACGGCGTGGGGATCGAGCGCGCGATCCAGGTGTACGGCGGCGCGATCGCGCTGTTCGGGCTCGTCCTGGTGGCCGCCGCCCTCGGCTGGTTCGATGACGGAGACGTCAACGTCGTCCTGATCGCCGCCGCCTGTGTCGTCCTGGCCGTCTCCGGGGCTGCCGACAACGTGAGCGCGATCTTCCGCGCGACGATGATGCAGTCCGCTGTGCCCGACACGATGCGCGGCCGATTGCAGGGGATCTTCATCGTGGTGGTCGCTGGCGGACCACGGGTCGGCGCGCTGTATGCCGGCGGACTCGCGACTCTCACGGCCCTGTGGTTCCCGCCCCTCATCGGCGGGATCGTGATCATCGCGCTCGTCGGAGTCCTCGTGCGCCTCAGCCCCGGCTTCCGCGCGTACGACGCGCTGAACCCCACTCCCTGAGCGGCGGCTCGCTGCCGTTCTGCGACGGCTTTCGGACACCGCATCCGCAGCCGGGCCGCCACGT contains the following coding sequences:
- a CDS encoding DUF167 domain-containing protein, producing the protein MQFTVRVKPGSRRGPLVESDADGSLTVHVRERAADGAANAGVIAALAAHLGVRRADITIRTGHAARIKRIEVAE
- a CDS encoding MFS transporter, whose translation is MRIARHLIDVRPLTTSAPYARMWIGSTLAGLGGQLTIVAVMLHVYALTGSDFAVAMVAVAGLIPMVLAGLYGGMLADAFDRRVVALVAACITFASTALLAALAWFGDETVWWLYALSIVNSAANSVVMATKSAITPRLLPRELLPAAAALNGVTIGIMVMAGPALAGVLVATAGYAWTYSIDVVLMTSLFLGLWTLPRLRPEGEIVRPGLASLRDGWAFLRRARNIRMQYVLDIIAMTFGQPLALFPGIGAVLLGGGPVTTGILTAAVAAGAFLSSLFSGPIGRVRRHGVGIERAIQVYGGAIALFGLVLVAAALGWFDDGDVNVVLIAAACVVLAVSGAADNVSAIFRATMMQSAVPDTMRGRLQGIFIVVVAGGPRVGALYAGGLATLTALWFPPLIGGIVIIALVGVLVRLSPGFRAYDALNPTP